The following nucleotide sequence is from Rhodospirillales bacterium.
CACAATCTGAACCGCGTTTTTTCTGATATTACCGAGACATGCAGCGATGAGATCATCGCCGGAATGTGGGAGCATTTAGGGCGTGTGATTGCCGAGTACCCTCATCTGGAAACTCTGGCTCTGGGCCATACCCAAATCATTGGGCAAGACAATTTACAAAACGCTTTGAATAATCCCAATGGAGCAATTTTCTTTGGTGCGCATTTAGGAAACTGGGAAATTAATGGCGCGGCAGTGCTGCTGCAAGCCGGACGAAAAGTGGCCCTAAGTTACCGCGCACCAAACAATCCGTGGAGCGATAAACTTTTGATGCGTGCGCGCACTCTTGGGGGGCGTTTACCTGCCTATTCCAAATCCCGTCAAGGTGGGAAAGCCATGATAGAGACAATCAAAAACGGCCGGACGCTAGGCATTTTGATCGATCAAAAATATAATCAGGGCGTTAGCGTTCCCTTCTTTGGCCTCGAGGCGATGACCAATCCGTTTTTTGTCCAGCTTGCGCAGAAATATGGCTGTGCGCTTGTGCCTATTCGCAACCGCCGCCTTGACGGCGCGAGCTTTAGCCTTAGTGTTTATGAACCTTTGACGGTGTTTGAAGATGATGGCAAGCCGCGCGCCATTGAGGATGTCATCAGAGATGCGCATACCGTGTTAGAGGAATTTATTCTTGAAACGCCGGAGCAATGGCTGTGGCTACATAGGCGGTGGAAGGATTCATAAAAATGGCTGATTATGATTACGACTATTTTGTAATTGGGGCAGGTTCCGGTGGGGT
It contains:
- a CDS encoding lysophospholipid acyltransferase family protein is translated as MTDDFLKQLRYAGEAFGLAVLFLVFLVLPAETASNLGGWIGRSIGPKLAASRKVRHNLNRVFSDITETCSDEIIAGMWEHLGRVIAEYPHLETLALGHTQIIGQDNLQNALNNPNGAIFFGAHLGNWEINGAAVLLQAGRKVALSYRAPNNPWSDKLLMRARTLGGRLPAYSKSRQGGKAMIETIKNGRTLGILIDQKYNQGVSVPFFGLEAMTNPFFVQLAQKYGCALVPIRNRRLDGASFSLSVYEPLTVFEDDGKPRAIEDVIRDAHTVLEEFILETPEQWLWLHRRWKDS